The genomic window TAATGGGGTCGTAAATTCAAGGAGGTTATTTGACATGACAGAAATTTTAAATGACGCAGACATTGCAAAGGAACCTGAAATTTTGAATACACCAATGAAAGATGCATTTGACTGGAGCGACGACAAGACCGACGTTCGTGATGCAATTTGGGACAACTTTATGGAAAACAATAACCATAGCACAGACAAGACTGTTGAAGCTATGAAGCCATTTTTGGATATGAGCGAAGATGACGTAAGAGACTACGTTGAAAAGAATTTGAAAAAATAATAAAAACGCATAATAATTATAAAAAATCTCTGTGATCGAAAGATTCAGAGATTTTTTGTTTGTTCTAAAATTAAAGAA from Companilactobacillus sp. includes these protein-coding regions:
- a CDS encoding P8 family protein, with product MTEILNDADIAKEPEILNTPMKDAFDWSDDKTDVRDAIWDNFMENNNHSTDKTVEAMKPFLDMSEDDVRDYVEKNLKK